In the Loxodonta africana isolate mLoxAfr1 chromosome 1, mLoxAfr1.hap2, whole genome shotgun sequence genome, one interval contains:
- the CLCN2 gene encoding chloride channel protein 2 isoform X4, translated as MAAGAMAAESGMEPRALQYEQTLMYGRYTQDLGAFAKEEAARIRLGGPEPRRGPSSPRTSPELLEYGQNRCTGCRICSVRCHKFLVSRVGEDWIFLVLLGLLMALVSWIMDYAIAACLQAQQWMSRGLNTNILLQYLAWVTYPIVLITFSAGFTQILAPQAVGSGIPEMKTILRGVVLKEYLTLKTFVAKVIGLTCALGSGMPLGKEVTAGWGIMEPLPSGRIARPRWASTPLTICPLPQGPFVHIASMCAALLSKFLSLFGGIYENESRNTEMLAAACAVGVGCCFAAPIGGVLFSIEVTSTFFAVRNYWRGFFAATFSAFIFRVLAVWNRDEETITALFKTRFRLDFPFDLQELPAFAVIGIASGFGGALFVYLNRKIVQVMRKQKTINRFLMKKRLLFPALVTLLISTLTFPPGFGQFMAGQLSQKETLVTLFDNRTWVRQGLVEELEPPSTSQAWSPPRANVFLTLVIFILMKFWMSALATTIPVPCGAFMPVFVIGAAFGRLVGESMAAWFPDGIHTDSSTYRIVPGGYAVVGAAALAGAVTHTVSTAVIVFELTGQIAHILPVMIAVILANAVAQSLQPSLYDSIIRIKKLPYLPELGWGHHQQYRVRVEDIMVRDVPHVALSCTFRDLRLALHRTKGRMLALVESPESMILLGSIERSQVVALLGAQLSPARRRQYMQAPRATQTSLPSDQESPPSPETSVCFQVNADDPGFSAARRESNKPLKPALKRGSSNTMNLGESPTGEPSPTSVSPLSSDRASAGPSSVKVPAQPMCWKRLPRGQVELGHPSPAHLSWPSQKMTLPRGPCVWPTGNRETTGIALRSLFCGSPPPEGASELEKSESSDKHKLKRVRISLASDSDLEGEMTPQEILEWEEQQLDEPVNFSDCKIDPAPFQLVERTSLHKVEPWAWPHRRTGWGPRSPTQVWTLGQRGRKEVRRAGSVLRCLQPPTLLQEWQQNGGQGARAPCLFLLSCGAGRQFSSALPCPRGTLDQSSNKDRAGTGWKPKGQARVRARQEAARA; from the exons ATGGCGGCCGGGGCGATGGCGGCAGAGTCAGGGATGGAGCCGCGGGCGCTGCAGTACGAGCAGACCCTG atgtATGGCCGATACACTCAGGACCTTGGGGCCTTTGCCAAAGAAGAAGCTGCTCGGATCCGCTTGGGAGGGCCTGAGCCCCGGAGGGGCCCCTCCTCCCCTCGGACTTCCCCAGAACTCCTGGAATATGGACAGAACCGTTGCACTGGGTGCCGCA TCTGCTCCGTCCGCTGCCACAAGTTCCTGGTGTCCAGGGTCGGTGAAGACTGGATCTTCCTGGTCCTGCTGGGACTCCTTATGGCACTGGTCAGCTGGATCATGGACTATGCTATTGCTGCCTGTCTGCAAG CTCAGCAGTGGATGTCCCGGGGCTTGAACACCAACATCTTGCTCCAGTACCTGGCCTGGGTCACCTACCCCATCGTCCTGATCACTTTCTCAGCAGGATTTACACAGATCCTGGCTCCTCAGGCTGTCG GGTCTGGCATCCCCGAGATGAAGACCATCTTGCGGGGAGTGGTGCTGAAGGAATACCTCACTCTCAAGACGTTTGTAGCCAAGGTCATCGGGCTGACCTGTGCCCTGGGCAGTGGCATGCCACTCGGCAAAGAGGTGACTGCAGGATGGGGGATAATGGAGCCCCTCCCCAGTGGGAGAATAGCCAGGCCAAGGTGGGCCTCTACTCCACTCACcatctgccccctcccccagggcCCTTTTGTGCATATCGCGAGCATGTGTGCCGCCTTGCTCAGCAAGTTCCTCTCCCTCTTTGGGGGCATCTATGAG AATGAATCCCGGAACACAGAGATGCTGGCCGCTGCCTGTGCCGTGGGAGTGGGCTGCTGCTTTGCGGCGCCTATCGGAG GTGTCCTGTTCAGCATCGAGGTTACCTCCACCTTCTTCGCTGTGAGGAACTACTGGCGGGGCTTCTTTGCCGCCACCTTCAGTGCCTTCATCTTCCGGGTCTTGGCTGTCTGGAACCGTGATGAAG AGACCATTACTGCTCTCTTCAAAACCCGATTCCGGCTTGACTTCCCCTTTGACCTGCAGGAGCTGCCGGCATTTGCTGTTATTGG TATCGCTAGTGGCTTCGGGGGCGCCCTCTTTGTCTACCTGAACCGGAAGATTGTCCAGGTGATGAGGAAGCAAAAGACCATCAACCGCTTTCTCATGAAGAA ACGCCTGCTCTTCCCGGCTCTGGTGACCCTGCTTATCTCCACTCTGACCTTCCCTCCTGGCTTTGGACAGTTCATGGCGGGACAG CTCTCACAGAAAGAGACACTGGTCACCCTGTTTGACAACCGGACGTGGGTCCGCCAGGGTCTGGTGGAGGAGCTAGAGCCGCCCAGCACCTCACAGGCCTGGAGCCCACCACGTGCCAACGTCTTCCTTACACTAGTCATCTTCATTCTCATGAAG TTCTGGATGTCTGCTCTGGCCACCACCATCCCTGTGCCCTGTGGGGCCTTCATGCCTGTCTTTGTTATTG GAGCAGCATTTGGGCGTCTGGTGGGTGAAAGCATGGCCGCCTGGTTCCCAGATGGGATCCACACAGACAGTAGCACCTACCGGATTGTGCCCGGGGGCTACGCAGTGGTAG GGGCGGCTGCGCTGGCAGGAGCAGTGACACACACAGTGTCCACAGCGGTGATCGTGTTCGAGCTCACAGGCCAGATCGCCCACATCCTGCCTGTCATGATCGCAGTCATCCTGGCCAATGCCGTTGCCCAGAGCCTGCAGCCCTCCCTCTATGACAGTATCATCCGCATCAAGAAGCTGCCCTACCTGCCGGAGCTGGGCTGGGGCCACCACCA GCAGTACCGGGTGCGGGTGGAGGACATCATGGTACGGGACGTTCCCCACGTGGCCCTCAGCTGCACCTTCCGGGACCTGCGGCTGGCCCTGCACAGGACCAAGGGCCGCATGTTGGCCCTAGTGGAGTCCCCTG AGTCCATGATTCTGCTGGGCTCCATCGAGCGCTCACAGGTAGTGGCGTTGCTGGGGGCCCAGCTGAGCCCGGCCCGACGGCGGCAGTACATGCAGGCACCTCGAGCCACCCAAACCTCTCTGCCATCTGATCAAGAGAGTCCTCCCAGCCCGGAGACTTCCGTCTGCTTCCAG GTGAACGCTGACGACCCAGGCTTCTCTGCAGCTCGCAGGGAGAGTAACAAGCCCCTAAAGCCCGCTCTCAAGAGGGGGTCCAGCAACACCATGAACCTCGGGGAGAGTCCCACAGGTGAGCCGTCTCCCACCAGCGTCTCCCCTCTGTCCTCCGATAGAGCCTCAGCTGGGCCAAGCTCGGTTAAAGTCCCTGCCCAGCCCATGTGCTGGAAGAGGCTGCCCAGAGGGCAGGTAGAGCTGGGACACCCCTCCCCCGCCCACCTCTCCTGGCCCTCTCAAAAGATGACATTGCCCCGGGGGCCTTGTGTTTGGCCCACAGGGAACAGGGAGACCACAGGCATTGCCCTCAGGAGCCTCTTCTGTGGCAGCCCACCTCCTGAGGGGGCTTCAGAG TTGGAGAAGTCGGAATCAAGTGACAAGCACAAGCTGAAGCGGGTCCGAATCTCTTTGGCG AGCGACTCCGACCTGGAAGGCGAGATGACCCCTCAGGAG ATTCTCGAATGGGAAGAACAGCAGCTGGATGAACCGGTCAACTTCAGCGACTGTAAGATTGACCCCGCCCCCTTCCAGCTGGTGGAACGCACCTCCTTGCACAAGGTAGAGCCCTGGGCCTGGCCTCACAGAAGGACAGGCTGGGGACCTAGGTCCCCCACACAAGTTTGGACCCTGGGCCAGAGGGGAAGAAAAGAGGTGCGGAGAGCGGGCTCAGTGCTGAGATGTTTGCAGCCACCCACGTTGCTTCAAGAATGGCAGCAAAATGGGGGACAGGGAGCCAGGGCCCCCTGCCTCTTCCTGCTCTCCTGTGGGGCCGGGCGTCAGTTTTCCTCTGCTCTGCCCTGCCCCCGGGGAACTCTGGACCAAAGCAGCAACAAAGACAGGGCTGGAACTGGGTGGAAGCCAAAAGGCCAGGCCAGGGTCAGAGCTAGGCAGGAGGCTGCCAGAGCCTAA
- the CLCN2 gene encoding chloride channel protein 2 isoform X3 yields the protein MAAGAMAAESGMEPRALQYEQTLMYGRYTQDLGAFAKEEAARIRLGGPEPRRGPSSPRTSPELLEYGQNRCTGCRICSVRCHKFLVSRVGEDWIFLVLLGLLMALVSWIMDYAIAACLQAQQWMSRGLNTNILLQYLAWVTYPIVLITFSAGFTQILAPQAVGSGIPEMKTILRGVVLKEYLTLKTFVAKVIGLTCALGSGMPLGKEGPFVHIASMCAALLSKFLSLFGGIYENESRNTEMLAAACAVGVGCCFAAPIGGVLFSIEVTSTFFAVRNYWRGFFAATFSAFIFRVLAVWNRDEETITALFKTRFRLDFPFDLQELPAFAVIGIASGFGGALFVYLNRKIVQVMRKQKTINRFLMKKRLLFPALVTLLISTLTFPPGFGQFMAGQLSQKETLVTLFDNRTWVRQGLVEELEPPSTSQAWSPPRANVFLTLVIFILMKFWMSALATTIPVPCGAFMPVFVIGAAFGRLVGESMAAWFPDGIHTDSSTYRIVPGGYAVVGAAALAGAVTHTVSTAVIVFELTGQIAHILPVMIAVILANAVAQSLQPSLYDSIIRIKKLPYLPELGWGHHQQYRVRVEDIMVRDVPHVALSCTFRDLRLALHRTKGRMLALVESPESMILLGSIERSQVVALLGAQLSPARRRQYMQAPRATQTSLPSDQESPPSPETSVCFQVRGKAPPPTLPEHHCVDNQEASIEGVLGPRPRQPLPPMQVNADDPGFSAARRESNKPLKPALKRGSSNTMNLGESPTGEPSPTSVSPLSSDRASAGPSSVKVPAQPMCWKRLPRGQVELGHPSPAHLSWPSQKMTLPRGPCVWPTGNRETTGIALRSLFCGSPPPEGASELEKSESSDKHKLKRVRISLASDSDLEGEMTPQEILEWEEQQLDEPVNFSDCKIDPAPFQLVERTSLHKVEPWAWPHRRTGWGPRSPTQVWTLGQRGRKEVRRAGSVLRCLQPPTLLQEWQQNGGQGARAPCLFLLSCGAGRQFSSALPCPRGTLDQSSNKDRAGTGWKPKGQARVRARQEAARA from the exons ATGGCGGCCGGGGCGATGGCGGCAGAGTCAGGGATGGAGCCGCGGGCGCTGCAGTACGAGCAGACCCTG atgtATGGCCGATACACTCAGGACCTTGGGGCCTTTGCCAAAGAAGAAGCTGCTCGGATCCGCTTGGGAGGGCCTGAGCCCCGGAGGGGCCCCTCCTCCCCTCGGACTTCCCCAGAACTCCTGGAATATGGACAGAACCGTTGCACTGGGTGCCGCA TCTGCTCCGTCCGCTGCCACAAGTTCCTGGTGTCCAGGGTCGGTGAAGACTGGATCTTCCTGGTCCTGCTGGGACTCCTTATGGCACTGGTCAGCTGGATCATGGACTATGCTATTGCTGCCTGTCTGCAAG CTCAGCAGTGGATGTCCCGGGGCTTGAACACCAACATCTTGCTCCAGTACCTGGCCTGGGTCACCTACCCCATCGTCCTGATCACTTTCTCAGCAGGATTTACACAGATCCTGGCTCCTCAGGCTGTCG GGTCTGGCATCCCCGAGATGAAGACCATCTTGCGGGGAGTGGTGCTGAAGGAATACCTCACTCTCAAGACGTTTGTAGCCAAGGTCATCGGGCTGACCTGTGCCCTGGGCAGTGGCATGCCACTCGGCAAAGAG ggcCCTTTTGTGCATATCGCGAGCATGTGTGCCGCCTTGCTCAGCAAGTTCCTCTCCCTCTTTGGGGGCATCTATGAG AATGAATCCCGGAACACAGAGATGCTGGCCGCTGCCTGTGCCGTGGGAGTGGGCTGCTGCTTTGCGGCGCCTATCGGAG GTGTCCTGTTCAGCATCGAGGTTACCTCCACCTTCTTCGCTGTGAGGAACTACTGGCGGGGCTTCTTTGCCGCCACCTTCAGTGCCTTCATCTTCCGGGTCTTGGCTGTCTGGAACCGTGATGAAG AGACCATTACTGCTCTCTTCAAAACCCGATTCCGGCTTGACTTCCCCTTTGACCTGCAGGAGCTGCCGGCATTTGCTGTTATTGG TATCGCTAGTGGCTTCGGGGGCGCCCTCTTTGTCTACCTGAACCGGAAGATTGTCCAGGTGATGAGGAAGCAAAAGACCATCAACCGCTTTCTCATGAAGAA ACGCCTGCTCTTCCCGGCTCTGGTGACCCTGCTTATCTCCACTCTGACCTTCCCTCCTGGCTTTGGACAGTTCATGGCGGGACAG CTCTCACAGAAAGAGACACTGGTCACCCTGTTTGACAACCGGACGTGGGTCCGCCAGGGTCTGGTGGAGGAGCTAGAGCCGCCCAGCACCTCACAGGCCTGGAGCCCACCACGTGCCAACGTCTTCCTTACACTAGTCATCTTCATTCTCATGAAG TTCTGGATGTCTGCTCTGGCCACCACCATCCCTGTGCCCTGTGGGGCCTTCATGCCTGTCTTTGTTATTG GAGCAGCATTTGGGCGTCTGGTGGGTGAAAGCATGGCCGCCTGGTTCCCAGATGGGATCCACACAGACAGTAGCACCTACCGGATTGTGCCCGGGGGCTACGCAGTGGTAG GGGCGGCTGCGCTGGCAGGAGCAGTGACACACACAGTGTCCACAGCGGTGATCGTGTTCGAGCTCACAGGCCAGATCGCCCACATCCTGCCTGTCATGATCGCAGTCATCCTGGCCAATGCCGTTGCCCAGAGCCTGCAGCCCTCCCTCTATGACAGTATCATCCGCATCAAGAAGCTGCCCTACCTGCCGGAGCTGGGCTGGGGCCACCACCA GCAGTACCGGGTGCGGGTGGAGGACATCATGGTACGGGACGTTCCCCACGTGGCCCTCAGCTGCACCTTCCGGGACCTGCGGCTGGCCCTGCACAGGACCAAGGGCCGCATGTTGGCCCTAGTGGAGTCCCCTG AGTCCATGATTCTGCTGGGCTCCATCGAGCGCTCACAGGTAGTGGCGTTGCTGGGGGCCCAGCTGAGCCCGGCCCGACGGCGGCAGTACATGCAGGCACCTCGAGCCACCCAAACCTCTCTGCCATCTGATCAAGAGAGTCCTCCCAGCCCGGAGACTTCCGTCTGCTTCCAGGTGAGGGGAAAAGCCCCCCCACCTACGCTTCCTGAACATCACTGTGTAGACAATCAGGAGGCCAGCATAGAGGGTGTCCTAGGGCCACGGCCTCGCCAGCCCCTTCCTCCCATGCAGGTGAACGCTGACGACCCAGGCTTCTCTGCAGCTCGCAGGGAGAGTAACAAGCCCCTAAAGCCCGCTCTCAAGAGGGGGTCCAGCAACACCATGAACCTCGGGGAGAGTCCCACAGGTGAGCCGTCTCCCACCAGCGTCTCCCCTCTGTCCTCCGATAGAGCCTCAGCTGGGCCAAGCTCGGTTAAAGTCCCTGCCCAGCCCATGTGCTGGAAGAGGCTGCCCAGAGGGCAGGTAGAGCTGGGACACCCCTCCCCCGCCCACCTCTCCTGGCCCTCTCAAAAGATGACATTGCCCCGGGGGCCTTGTGTTTGGCCCACAGGGAACAGGGAGACCACAGGCATTGCCCTCAGGAGCCTCTTCTGTGGCAGCCCACCTCCTGAGGGGGCTTCAGAG TTGGAGAAGTCGGAATCAAGTGACAAGCACAAGCTGAAGCGGGTCCGAATCTCTTTGGCG AGCGACTCCGACCTGGAAGGCGAGATGACCCCTCAGGAG ATTCTCGAATGGGAAGAACAGCAGCTGGATGAACCGGTCAACTTCAGCGACTGTAAGATTGACCCCGCCCCCTTCCAGCTGGTGGAACGCACCTCCTTGCACAAGGTAGAGCCCTGGGCCTGGCCTCACAGAAGGACAGGCTGGGGACCTAGGTCCCCCACACAAGTTTGGACCCTGGGCCAGAGGGGAAGAAAAGAGGTGCGGAGAGCGGGCTCAGTGCTGAGATGTTTGCAGCCACCCACGTTGCTTCAAGAATGGCAGCAAAATGGGGGACAGGGAGCCAGGGCCCCCTGCCTCTTCCTGCTCTCCTGTGGGGCCGGGCGTCAGTTTTCCTCTGCTCTGCCCTGCCCCCGGGGAACTCTGGACCAAAGCAGCAACAAAGACAGGGCTGGAACTGGGTGGAAGCCAAAAGGCCAGGCCAGGGTCAGAGCTAGGCAGGAGGCTGCCAGAGCCTAA
- the CLCN2 gene encoding chloride channel protein 2 isoform X9 — MAAGAMAAESGMEPRALQYEQTLMYGRYTQDLGAFAKEEAARIRLGGPEPRRGPSSPRTSPELLEYGQNRCTGCRICSVRCHKFLVSRVGEDWIFLVLLGLLMALVSWIMDYAIAACLQAQQWMSRGLNTNILLQYLAWVTYPIVLITFSAGFTQILAPQAVGSGIPEMKTILRGVVLKEYLTLKTFVAKVIGLTCALGSGMPLGKEGPFVHIASMCAALLSKFLSLFGGIYENESRNTEMLAAACAVGVGCCFAAPIGGVLFSIEVTSTFFAVRNYWRGFFAATFSAFIFRVLAVWNRDEETITALFKTRFRLDFPFDLQELPAFAVIGIASGFGGALFVYLNRKIVQVMRKQKTINRFLMKKRLLFPALVTLLISTLTFPPGFGQFMAGQLSQKETLVTLFDNRTWVRQGLVEELEPPSTSQAWSPPRANVFLTLVIFILMKFWMSALATTIPVPCGAFMPVFVIGAAFGRLVGESMAAWFPDGIHTDSSTYRIVPGGYAVVGAAALAGAVTHTVSTAVIVFELTGQIAHILPVMIAVILANAVAQSLQPSLYDSIIRIKKLPYLPELGWGHHQQYRVRVEDIMVRDVPHVALSCTFRDLRLALHRTKGRMLALVESPESMILLGSIERSQVVALLGAQLSPARRRQYMQAPRATQTSLPSDQESPPSPETSVCFQVNADDPGFSAARRESNKPLKPALKRGSSNTMNLGESPTGNRETTGIALRSLFCGSPPPEGASELEKSESSDKHKLKRVRISLASDSDLEGEMTPQEILEWEEQQLDEPVNFSDCKIDPAPFQLVERTSLHKVEPWAWPHRRTGWGPRSPTQVWTLGQRGRKEVRRAGSVLRCLQPPTLLQEWQQNGGQGARAPCLFLLSCGAGRQFSSALPCPRGTLDQSSNKDRAGTGWKPKGQARVRARQEAARA, encoded by the exons ATGGCGGCCGGGGCGATGGCGGCAGAGTCAGGGATGGAGCCGCGGGCGCTGCAGTACGAGCAGACCCTG atgtATGGCCGATACACTCAGGACCTTGGGGCCTTTGCCAAAGAAGAAGCTGCTCGGATCCGCTTGGGAGGGCCTGAGCCCCGGAGGGGCCCCTCCTCCCCTCGGACTTCCCCAGAACTCCTGGAATATGGACAGAACCGTTGCACTGGGTGCCGCA TCTGCTCCGTCCGCTGCCACAAGTTCCTGGTGTCCAGGGTCGGTGAAGACTGGATCTTCCTGGTCCTGCTGGGACTCCTTATGGCACTGGTCAGCTGGATCATGGACTATGCTATTGCTGCCTGTCTGCAAG CTCAGCAGTGGATGTCCCGGGGCTTGAACACCAACATCTTGCTCCAGTACCTGGCCTGGGTCACCTACCCCATCGTCCTGATCACTTTCTCAGCAGGATTTACACAGATCCTGGCTCCTCAGGCTGTCG GGTCTGGCATCCCCGAGATGAAGACCATCTTGCGGGGAGTGGTGCTGAAGGAATACCTCACTCTCAAGACGTTTGTAGCCAAGGTCATCGGGCTGACCTGTGCCCTGGGCAGTGGCATGCCACTCGGCAAAGAG ggcCCTTTTGTGCATATCGCGAGCATGTGTGCCGCCTTGCTCAGCAAGTTCCTCTCCCTCTTTGGGGGCATCTATGAG AATGAATCCCGGAACACAGAGATGCTGGCCGCTGCCTGTGCCGTGGGAGTGGGCTGCTGCTTTGCGGCGCCTATCGGAG GTGTCCTGTTCAGCATCGAGGTTACCTCCACCTTCTTCGCTGTGAGGAACTACTGGCGGGGCTTCTTTGCCGCCACCTTCAGTGCCTTCATCTTCCGGGTCTTGGCTGTCTGGAACCGTGATGAAG AGACCATTACTGCTCTCTTCAAAACCCGATTCCGGCTTGACTTCCCCTTTGACCTGCAGGAGCTGCCGGCATTTGCTGTTATTGG TATCGCTAGTGGCTTCGGGGGCGCCCTCTTTGTCTACCTGAACCGGAAGATTGTCCAGGTGATGAGGAAGCAAAAGACCATCAACCGCTTTCTCATGAAGAA ACGCCTGCTCTTCCCGGCTCTGGTGACCCTGCTTATCTCCACTCTGACCTTCCCTCCTGGCTTTGGACAGTTCATGGCGGGACAG CTCTCACAGAAAGAGACACTGGTCACCCTGTTTGACAACCGGACGTGGGTCCGCCAGGGTCTGGTGGAGGAGCTAGAGCCGCCCAGCACCTCACAGGCCTGGAGCCCACCACGTGCCAACGTCTTCCTTACACTAGTCATCTTCATTCTCATGAAG TTCTGGATGTCTGCTCTGGCCACCACCATCCCTGTGCCCTGTGGGGCCTTCATGCCTGTCTTTGTTATTG GAGCAGCATTTGGGCGTCTGGTGGGTGAAAGCATGGCCGCCTGGTTCCCAGATGGGATCCACACAGACAGTAGCACCTACCGGATTGTGCCCGGGGGCTACGCAGTGGTAG GGGCGGCTGCGCTGGCAGGAGCAGTGACACACACAGTGTCCACAGCGGTGATCGTGTTCGAGCTCACAGGCCAGATCGCCCACATCCTGCCTGTCATGATCGCAGTCATCCTGGCCAATGCCGTTGCCCAGAGCCTGCAGCCCTCCCTCTATGACAGTATCATCCGCATCAAGAAGCTGCCCTACCTGCCGGAGCTGGGCTGGGGCCACCACCA GCAGTACCGGGTGCGGGTGGAGGACATCATGGTACGGGACGTTCCCCACGTGGCCCTCAGCTGCACCTTCCGGGACCTGCGGCTGGCCCTGCACAGGACCAAGGGCCGCATGTTGGCCCTAGTGGAGTCCCCTG AGTCCATGATTCTGCTGGGCTCCATCGAGCGCTCACAGGTAGTGGCGTTGCTGGGGGCCCAGCTGAGCCCGGCCCGACGGCGGCAGTACATGCAGGCACCTCGAGCCACCCAAACCTCTCTGCCATCTGATCAAGAGAGTCCTCCCAGCCCGGAGACTTCCGTCTGCTTCCAG GTGAACGCTGACGACCCAGGCTTCTCTGCAGCTCGCAGGGAGAGTAACAAGCCCCTAAAGCCCGCTCTCAAGAGGGGGTCCAGCAACACCATGAACCTCGGGGAGAGTCCCACAG GGAACAGGGAGACCACAGGCATTGCCCTCAGGAGCCTCTTCTGTGGCAGCCCACCTCCTGAGGGGGCTTCAGAG TTGGAGAAGTCGGAATCAAGTGACAAGCACAAGCTGAAGCGGGTCCGAATCTCTTTGGCG AGCGACTCCGACCTGGAAGGCGAGATGACCCCTCAGGAG ATTCTCGAATGGGAAGAACAGCAGCTGGATGAACCGGTCAACTTCAGCGACTGTAAGATTGACCCCGCCCCCTTCCAGCTGGTGGAACGCACCTCCTTGCACAAGGTAGAGCCCTGGGCCTGGCCTCACAGAAGGACAGGCTGGGGACCTAGGTCCCCCACACAAGTTTGGACCCTGGGCCAGAGGGGAAGAAAAGAGGTGCGGAGAGCGGGCTCAGTGCTGAGATGTTTGCAGCCACCCACGTTGCTTCAAGAATGGCAGCAAAATGGGGGACAGGGAGCCAGGGCCCCCTGCCTCTTCCTGCTCTCCTGTGGGGCCGGGCGTCAGTTTTCCTCTGCTCTGCCCTGCCCCCGGGGAACTCTGGACCAAAGCAGCAACAAAGACAGGGCTGGAACTGGGTGGAAGCCAAAAGGCCAGGCCAGGGTCAGAGCTAGGCAGGAGGCTGCCAGAGCCTAA